The following are encoded together in the Streptomyces sp. NBC_01465 genome:
- a CDS encoding RICIN domain-containing protein — protein MRRPTRKSFAALIAAAALALPLLTPTPASAATATSRFANYRYGDCLRETDETGLKGDRCTTGRGSLLWQWNGRLNTNTTLKNNYWGRCLDSNDRGDVYPLRCNGGSYQKWRTVQPAARSAVMLQSVGTGRCLYQQDNGLYRTARCDRGAQNQRFTIG, from the coding sequence GTGCGCCGCCCGACCCGCAAATCCTTCGCCGCCCTCATCGCCGCAGCCGCCCTCGCCCTCCCCCTCCTCACCCCCACACCCGCCTCGGCTGCCACCGCCACCAGCCGCTTCGCGAACTACCGCTACGGTGACTGCCTGCGCGAGACCGACGAAACCGGACTCAAGGGCGACCGCTGCACCACCGGACGCGGCAGCCTCCTGTGGCAGTGGAACGGCCGCCTCAACACCAACACCACTCTGAAGAACAACTACTGGGGCCGCTGCCTCGACAGCAATGACCGGGGCGACGTCTACCCCCTGCGCTGCAACGGCGGCTCATACCAGAAGTGGCGCACCGTCCAGCCCGCCGCCCGCAGCGCCGTCATGCTCCAAAGCGTCGGCACGGGCCGCTGCCTCTACCAGCAGGACAACGGCCTCTACCGCACTGCCCGCTGCGACCGAGGCGCCCAGAACCAGCGCTTCACCATCGGCTGA